The DNA segment CTCTTcccaaagtgatttttttaacaagGAAAGCAATGAAAATTCTGGAACTCTGTGATGTCCCTCATTCCAAGATATTTTCTTCACTTCTGGAATAATtacttttcctcccttctctaAGGCTTACTTGTTTTTGCCCTGTTTGGTATCAGCCCTATTTGCACTTTGCTTATACAGGAACCTTTTAATCTGCTATTActctcattattttctttcagagccCTCTCCAGAGAGGGAAGTTCTCCATATTTTTCATAATAGTCCAAAAAGCAGGTTTGGTTCTTTTAAGACCTCTCATTGcccaattttctgttttcctcttctgaagAAATGCATTACAAGATAATGAATTTGTCAGGGAGATGTTGCTTTCCTGTCCAGGGATGACTGTCAGAGATGGATCCCTTTGTGCCCGTGGGAGTGGGTGTGTGACAGGCAGAGGGGTGGCTTTGTCACccccagccactgctgccacccTGGCACATACTGGAAGAGGGAGGGTGGGAGGCATTGGCAGCTGGTGGGCTCAGGGCTCTCAGGTGTTGCTTCCACCACCATCATCCATGGCAGATTCTGGAAACCTCTAGTACATCCAGATGGGATTGTCCAGGGCTTGTTGGATGCTCTCACACTTTATCCCAAGGGGTTGCATGTGCACTGCTGGGGAGGGTGGCAATGCAGCCTGAGGAAGGGGAGAGCTTCCTCCTGCCCCTTGTAAATGTGCTGCCAGTGATGTCTGTGCTGCCCGGGAGCTTCTGAGTGAGTGGGAAATGGGGAGTAGCTGATGCCATTCATCTTCTGAATATGATCTATGATTTTTGACAGAACCTTCACACCCCCTGAATTGCCTTTGACATGAGAGCCCAGTTTCTCAGCCTATGCCTGGTCTGTCTCCCTTTTTGTCTGTCCTGCAAATCCTTCTACTTCTGTGCCTTTTTGGGTCGGGTGAGGGCAACCAGTCCCAAAGGAAGGACAGGTCTGGAGCTcttcctgctgtcccctctgtAAGCTGGGGAGTTCTCcagggctccccagggaggCACAGTCCTCTGTTCCCAGTGGGGATGGATGACAGTGGGCTGGTCACTGCTCATGCACAGCTGAAGCTCTTTGTTCTCCTGTATGATTTGACTTTCCTCTGGCTTTTGATCCCTCAGTGTGGGGCAGTGGCGGAGTCCCCATTCTGGGAGGGATTTAATAGCTTTGTAGTTGTGGCATTTGGATCTTCCCAAGGGCATGTTCACCAGGGGAAGTGGTTCAGAGGTGGTGTTGGCTTGAATAGTGTGGGGAGAAACTTCCATCACCATGCCATAACCCCTCAGGTCTGTAAGCTGAGGACAGCATCTTCCTGGCTCctctgggacagcaggggaggCAAATTAGAGCAGGAATGGTGGAGCTATGCAATGTGAAACCTTGGGCTGTGTTGTCAGTTGTTATAGATGGGTGGGTTGTAGAAGTGACATGGACAATTTTTTCTGATGCAGAAAGTTGTCATGAATAaccaggagcagcactgaggcTTTCCTGGTGGAGCAGCACAGATAAATTGTGCTGAGAGCTGTGTCCCTGGGGATGCcagtggggatggggacacaggctcagcagagctggagtggTGGCACAGGTGTCTGTCTGTgaggaggcacagcagggatgtgaCACTGGGTGAGAGCTGATGGGTTTGTCACCTCCCCTGTGCAGGGGGACCGGCAATAGGAAAAGTGTGGATCTTCCCAGGGGAATGTTCTCAAGGGTCCAGGCTCCTCTTCTCATTCCACAGTGGTGAGTCAGCTGAAGCAGCACAGGTGCAAGAAACCTGTCCTTTCATTGTTAGAGTCTAAGATCATTCTCAGATCATCTTTATGCTCTGTTAACAAAGGGATCTGGATGAACAAAAATGCTGCTGGAATCAGGGTCAGGGATTTGTATCTGGTTTGGGATTTCTATCCATTTTTCTACATGAGAAGTCAGTCAGCAGCCCAAGCAGGTATTTGGGGAACCCATGGGTCCTGCTTTCATAGAATTATATTTAAAGTGGTATGTGCAAATCTTCTGGGAAGAAAGCATCTTATCTTCCTTAAAACCCCAACTCTTATCTTGTCTCTGAATAAATTTAGCTAcagttttcctgtgtttttccccttttgagGGAGTGCTTGGTGGTGCAGAGCCTTGTCATTCTGACAGTGACTGTCTTGGCTTGGTCAGGGTGAGGGTACAGAGCTCCTCAGCCATCCTCAGCTCTCTTCATCTTCACAGGGCTCAGAGGAGCCACCCTGGAGGTGCTCAGGACAGGCAGTTTTgatcagctctgctctgaagcAATCTGCAAAGTACAGAATATGGATAAATTTGTCAGTTATCCACTGTGAATGATGTCTTAAGGAtcatttcctattttatttttaggctgtgggaaggagagaaaaacaggatAATGACATGTCTGAATCCCTGAAGACACTTGCAGCAGTATTAGACTCCTTTCTGTAATAGAGCTTTTATATTGCAGTTTTGGGGATGATGTGGCTGTTTTCCTCCTGCTAGATCTCTGATTTATTTGGATCTGATGAGTCTGCTCCTGGCAGCACTCTAGGACTAGGGTAATGTCTTTAAGGAAGAGATTCACCTGTTGTGCTGTGGGTGATGGATGGTGCTTGTCCCTGTGccgaggcagcagctcctggcacagcctcaccAGGATAAACTCAGACAGGAGGTGCCAAGGAAGTTTGTTGTGGGCCTGAGCTGGAGATAAACACCACCAGCTGTTATTTGAGAAGGGTGGCACAGGATAGAGATTGTtgtaaggaaaacaaagaaacagaaatcagaTTTGCCCTGACATCTGCCAGGACTTCTGTGCTCCTCCAAGGACtctgagatcacagaatcatggaagggtttgggttggaaaagccctctaagatcatcaagcccaactgttcccccagcactgccaagcccatcAACCCCCCAGGCTTTACTTTTCAATTCTATGTTATGCTTAAATAAAAGAAACCCTGACCCCCCCCCCCACTTTCCCCAGATCCCCCAGACCCAGTGGATTTATGGATAGAATTACTTCTGTAAGTAGAGCAGGGTTCAGTCTGGCAGAGTTACAGCTGGCCCAGGAAGGGGTTCCTGGGCAAGGTGCCTCAACTCAGGAGGGTGGGGCTGAAGGGTCTGTCATTCTGcccctgtctgtctgtctgtctgtgggtgggtggtgggtgCTGTGTCTCAGCGCTCCCTCAGCTCGGTGCTCTCACCCGGTTGGCACTGCCATGGTGGGGTGTTGCTGGTGTGGGCAAGGGGTGCCATGCTTTTGGAGTCAGCAACAGCTTCCTTGCCAGAAGGTGCTGGTAATATTTAAGATTTGGTAAATAATGAATGTGGCTGTGCCTAAAAATTCACAGCTCAAATGGAGCCTGTGCCCATGTCTTTGTCCTGAGTGTTGTCCAAGGCGTTGTCTGGAGTGGTGAGAGCTGAGAACATAAACCCAAACCTCTGCCCTCACCTCAGCAAAAGGCAGCTTTCACAGGAACTGCTTTTGGGGTGTCAGTCTTCTCCACCAAGCAGGACAGATGAAATCTATAAAATTCCCTGGGACCAAGACTTAAAATCTTGTCATCTGTGGGTGTGGGGGACCTGTGCTGTTGGGGGGTCTCCTGGGACTGGCTTCCCCCTGCAGCCAGGAGCCCATTCAGGGGTGCTGGTCCTGGCATTGCCCTGTGATGGGGGTCCCAAGGGGTGCTCACGGTCAACCAGGTGGCAGGAGCGGCTGGCACAGAGGCCATggggctctgctgtcccagggtcTTCTCCACCCCCTGGCCCCTGTTTTGCAGGCCTGCAGTGTGTGTGCCAGCTGTGTGAACACACCAACTTCACGTGCCACACGGAGGGCGCCTGCTGGGCCTCGGTCATGCTGACCAACGGGCGCGAGGAGGTGGTCAAGTCCTGTGTGTCCCTCCCGGAGCTGAACGCCCAGGTCTTCTGCCACAGCTCCAAGAACATCACCAAGACCGAGTGCTGCTACACCGACTTCTGCAACAACATCACCCTCCGCCTGCCCCTCGGtgagtgctgggcagggcaacCTGTTCTTCAATGCTGCTCAGGGGTGAGGAAATGCTGtgcaggggacacagcccccACAGCCAGCTCAGGCAGCAGGTGCCTCAAGGTGAGGTTCTCCTGTCACTGGGATGtaccagcagggctgcagaaaaCACTCAATGTGCTGCTGCCTCGAGGGGCCTCCCTGTGATAAACCATCCCTTGGACACCCCTCACCCTGTTTTCTCTGTGGAACTCTCCTCCGTGCCCTCAGCATGGGACAGGCTGGTCTGAGCAGCTGGAGTCAGGTCGAGAGGCTATTCCAGTTGTAGAATTGTATCTCACAGGATTTCTGGGCCATATCTGAGATCTGGGAGACAGGGCTTGTGATCTCTGCCTCCACTCCGCTGTGAGTGGGGTCTGTAGTCACAGTAGAAGCTGGAGAAACTTAATTTTAGACTCTAGCCCAAACTGTGTATTTTtgaaatggtttaaaaatattctgtagaCCTGACTAGAGCTTCCCATTAATGCAATAGATTTTCTTACTCCATTGGAAAGAACATGTAATTTCCCCCACCCTGAGTAGCCTGGGAGCTTACACACAGTTCAGGGGCTTTTGGAAGCTTTACAGTGCTTATTTTATGTCAAAAGCAAATGCTGTGTATGAGAATGTCTTTCccactgaaggaaaagaaaaactccttccttttttatttgctgcCTATAAGTACTATTTTGTTTACACAACTTGTACCACAACTACCCCACATTGCAAAGCTGCTGAGTGCTGCCAGATGTGCTGCCTTTGGTTCACACATGGCCACATGTGTCAGCTTCTATTCTTGGTTAGTCACTCAGTGAACAGAACAATTGACACAGGATTGCAAAATGTAGTTAAAAGTTGTTTTGCTGGGTTTGGGTGGTCATGAGGGATTGTTTGATTTCCCCAGGAGTCTGACCTTgcccagctgctctgtgtgtcacCACACTGGTGCCACCATCAACAGCTCTTTGTGCCAGGCGTGGGGGGTGTGTGGTGTTTGTGGGGTTTGTCACTCCCCTGGGTGTGGGTTGAGCTGTGGGGAGCCCCACGACCCCTGAGGGGTGTGCACTGTGCTGGTCCTCTGGTGTCCCctgagcagtgggatgggatgggatgggatgggatgggatgggatgggatgggatgggatgggatggtctGAGGGGGTGGTGTTGGGTGGTGATCAGAGTGCTGATCTGAGACCCACCTTCCTGCACAGTGGGGAAACACTGTGACTCTTACAGAAATGGGGTCTGTCTCATGGTCAGGGTGACTGTGGGAGATCCCTGAACCGTAACACGCCGTCCCTCCACAGCCCTTCACTCACCTCTCTCCCCAACccgctctgtgtgtccccacagCGTCCGAGTCCCCCggcagagctggcaccaggCCCGTGGTGCTGGCAGTGACGGTGGCAGTGCCGCTGTGTGTCCTGGTGCTGGTGGCGGTGCTGGCCCTGTGCAGCTCCCGGGGCCGCCGGCGCTGTGCCCGCCGCGGTGCCAAAGCGCCCAACGTGGAGGAGCCGCTCTCCGAGGGCAACCTGGTGAGCTCCGGGAAGACACTGAGGGATCTCATCTATGACATGACCACCTCCGGCTCTGGCTCCGGTATGTGGGTGCCCTGCATGCCCAGGGGGTTTGTGCTGGCACACGTGCCCACCCCTCCCAGCAGTGATGGGGCTTTGTGTGCTCCTCCTCTCTCGCATTGCAAGAGTTCACTTCTCTGTTGGAATGAAGGAGGTGAAAAAGGGAGCTCAGAAATCATATTCCGTGTGAAAGCCAACGCTGGTGGCTGATGTGGCATAGCTGATAGTGAAGGGTGACATTTTTCTAGTGTTCTATTGCAAAGTAACATTCCCTCAAGTTCTTGTTTTGAGCAGAATGTCCACCCTTCTAACACTTTTCCCATTTCTGACATCCTGTCTACTGTGATGCCTCCATTGCTACTGAGAACTTGTCAaaccaaagaaacccaaaaacGAGGTGGAACTCATAAATTCCAGCTCACCCAGCCAGTGGCACATCTGGGGTACACAGTCCAGCTTTCCCCAACTGCAGCTTTTACTGAAAAACATGCAGATTGTGCTTGCTTTTATTTGTAAGTGAAAAATGTAGAACCGGTGCCTAATTTCATTGACTTTGTTTCCATGAGCTGCACCTCTGAGGATTAAGCTGTTGTTCTTCCCTGGTGCCTTTTCACAGCTACAATGAGCAGACTTTGGCTTTATTTACCCTGGAGTTTTAACTCTTCTCAGAGCTCCCTgagccaggacagggctgggccTGCTCTGATCCAGAGCCCTGTGCACCAGGGTGATTTGGTCTGATTTCAGCCAAAATCAAGGTGGTCTTGATTttactaaaaacaaacaaacaaattaataaTTGGGGCTTTTTTTAAGTCCTCAGCAAATACAGAACCAAACCAAATAGGGGAGGGGTTATGGCTGGCAAAGGGCAGTGAAGCTGCtatgataatttattttattaaaatttcagccagagcagagcaactAATTGACTGCAGGACAGCTGCAGTTCCTATCAAACCAAACTGAGTGGCTCAGgcctgcttttttatttttattggtgttttgttttgttttttaaatacatttttaaatgtatggATGCTGGGAAGTAACATTTAAAAGGCTGATTTGGGAAGCTGTTTGTGGGGACAGGACTTTCCCCTGGCAGCCTTGGAAAGCAAAGCCAGGagtgcagctccctgggaaaggtCAGTGCTGGGATTTGAagatcagagcagagctgctgcccaagTTCCTGTCTCTCCTTTTAACCAGGTTTGCCTCTGCTCGTCCAGAGAACCATCGCCAGGACGATTGTCCTGCAGGAGATTGTAGGAAAAGGCCGGTTTGGCGAAGTCTGGCGTGGGAAGTGGTGTGGGGAGGATGTAGCTGTGAAAATCTTCTCCTCCAGAGACGAGCGCTCCTGGTTTCGGGAGGCAGAGATTTACCAGACAGTCATGCTGAGGCACGAGAACATCCTGGGCTTCATCGCTGCCGACAACAAGGGTATGTGACACCGTATGTGACACGGGGGCTCCGCTGGCTTGGAGGGCTTTGCAACCCAGACAGTTCTGTGGTTCTGcatggtggccttggcagtgctgcttAATGggtggacttggtgatcctggTGGgctttccaacccaactgacgCTGAATCCCAAGTGTCTGTCTCAGAACAGCTCTCGctgcccccactcccccctccAGCACCCCCCTGAGCCGTGCGCTGCCCTGAGCTCCTTCCcggtggcacagctggcacactGGCTTGTTTGCATTCCTCGGGATGGGAAGGCTTTCCCCAGCCAGTATGTTTAATAACCTCTCTCTCCCTGGGTAGATAACGGGACGTGGACTCAGCTGTGGCTTGTCTCCGAGTACCACGAGCAGGGGTCGCTGTTTGACTACCTGAACAGGGGCACGGTAACGGTGGAGGGCATGGCCAGGTTGGCGCTGTCGGTGGCCAGTGGCCTGGCCCACCTCCACATGGAGATCGTTGGCACACAAGGCAAGTGCTCCCCTCACACGTTTCCTTCAGGTATTTTAAGGCCCTTCAGTGTTGTTTGCAAAAACATTCATGGGTGATGTGACATCCTGAAGCATTTTCCAAACTGTTAACACCAAAAGGAGCAGGTGTGAGCGGGGCAGGGGAACAGGGATGGCACCTTTCCACTTCCATTGGCTGCACCTCATCCACGGCTTTACGTGGATGCCTGTGGGAACAGCTGTGCTAGAGGGGACTGGGTggtaatgaaagaaaaattagaaatttcTTCCCCAGA comes from the Pithys albifrons albifrons isolate INPA30051 chromosome 8, PitAlb_v1, whole genome shotgun sequence genome and includes:
- the ACVR1C gene encoding activin receptor type-1C — its product is MRGTPGPALRAALPLLGAAVSLCTGLQCVCQLCEHTNFTCHTEGACWASVMLTNGREEVVKSCVSLPELNAQVFCHSSKNITKTECCYTDFCNNITLRLPLASESPGRAGTRPVVLAVTVAVPLCVLVLVAVLALCSSRGRRRCARRGAKAPNVEEPLSEGNLVSSGKTLRDLIYDMTTSGSGSGLPLLVQRTIARTIVLQEIVGKGRFGEVWRGKWCGEDVAVKIFSSRDERSWFREAEIYQTVMLRHENILGFIAADNKDNGTWTQLWLVSEYHEQGSLFDYLNRGTVTVEGMARLALSVASGLAHLHMEIVGTQGKPAIAHRDLKSKNILVKRNETCAIADLGLAVKHDSVLNTIDIPQNPRVGTRRYMAPEILDDTMNMTIFESFKRADIYSLGLVYWEIARRCSIGGITEEYQLPYYDVVPSDPSIEDMRRVVCEQKLRPNIPNQWQSCEALRVLGRVMRECWHPSGAARLTALRVKKTISQLCLHEDCKA